A single Cnuibacter physcomitrellae DNA region contains:
- a CDS encoding bifunctional proline dehydrogenase/L-glutamate gamma-semialdehyde dehydrogenase — MDDSAHPAPSPRPRDLADRAVELARTWLDASRDAPADPAAARLAGVLKDPDGLAFTLGFVDGVARPEDNAVAARDLVQVAEKVPGFLPWPLRSALGVGRGVAEVAPGVVVPIARRVLRQMVGHLIVDARPAKFGPAVAALRATEGVRLNVNLLGEAVLGDAEAAKRFEGTTRLLQRDDVDYVSVKVSSIAADLSMWGFDETVERVARSLLPLYRIAADRSLMGPQSIAQSTTADRRKFINLDMEEYRDLDLTVAVFERVMSQSELLELEAGIVLQAYLPDALATLQRLHRFAADRRARGGAPIKVRVVKGANLAMERVDATLHGWPLAPYDRKVETDANYKRVLDWALRPEHTDAVHIGVAGHNLFDIAWAWLLASERGVQDAVDVEMLLGMASAQADAVRRTVGGLLLYTPVVAPAEFDVAIGYLVRRLEENASDENFMSAVFDLAADQSLFVRERDRFLASLDLLEEEGFDPPAPNRTQDRLDDEIAPMPREFHNTPDTDPALAANREWARRILARVPESDLGTATIAEARIESEGALEEVVERVKTAGDAWGARSAEERAGFVRRAGYSLESNRDRLIEVMAAETGKTIDQADPEVSEAVDFARYYSLSALELDAVDGASFVPSSLTVVAPPWNFPVAIPAGGVLAALAAGSGVIIKPAPQARRSAAVMVEALWESGIPREVLALVDLDEDELGRRLMSDPRVDRLILTGSYDTAALFRSWRPDLPLLAETSGKNAVVVTPSADLDLAVSDIVKSAFGHAGQKCSAASLAILVGSVAESARFRRQLVDAVTSLRVGWPADATAQMGPVIEPPSGKLAEALTTLGPGERWLVEPRSLDESGRLWSPGVKEWVLPGTAFHLTEYFGPVLGLMRAETLEEALELQNTVQFGLTAGLQSLDAEEISAWLAGVEAGNVYVNRGITGAIVRRQPFGGWKRSSVGAGSKAGGPHYLAHLGSWVSDPGEPGHGLSLAGLDPAVAQLLESTTTGLEWEDFDIARRGAKSDAVAWKTIFAPADPSALGVERNVLRHLPVPVLIRLSEGEPLHSLVRVLAAGTLARSRMLVSTAAKLPRPLRALLKERDVKVVVESDAAWLERVPTYLGDVPRIRLIGGSAYDLAVALEGSCDMAIYPDAVTRAGRVELLPFVREQAISATDHRFGSPTPLLRSIGL; from the coding sequence CTTCCTCCCGTGGCCGCTCCGCTCGGCTCTCGGAGTGGGGCGGGGCGTCGCCGAGGTCGCGCCCGGGGTGGTCGTGCCGATCGCGCGTCGCGTGCTCCGTCAGATGGTGGGCCACCTCATCGTCGACGCCCGGCCGGCGAAGTTCGGCCCCGCCGTCGCCGCTCTGCGTGCCACCGAGGGCGTCCGCCTCAACGTCAACCTGCTCGGCGAGGCCGTGCTGGGCGACGCGGAGGCGGCGAAGCGGTTCGAGGGGACCACACGCCTGCTGCAGCGCGATGACGTCGACTACGTGTCGGTCAAGGTGTCCTCGATCGCGGCCGATCTGTCGATGTGGGGCTTCGACGAGACCGTCGAGCGCGTCGCCCGGAGCCTGCTCCCGCTCTACCGGATCGCGGCCGACCGGAGCCTCATGGGTCCGCAGAGCATCGCGCAGTCGACCACCGCCGACCGCCGCAAGTTCATCAACCTCGACATGGAGGAGTACCGCGACCTCGACCTCACGGTCGCCGTCTTCGAGCGCGTGATGTCGCAGTCCGAGCTCCTCGAGCTCGAGGCGGGCATCGTCCTGCAGGCCTACCTGCCCGACGCGCTCGCCACCCTGCAGCGGCTGCATCGCTTCGCCGCCGATCGGCGCGCGCGGGGCGGCGCGCCGATCAAGGTGCGCGTCGTCAAGGGCGCCAATCTGGCCATGGAGCGCGTCGACGCGACGCTGCACGGCTGGCCGCTCGCGCCCTACGACCGCAAGGTCGAGACCGACGCCAACTACAAGCGCGTGCTCGACTGGGCTCTGCGCCCCGAGCACACCGACGCGGTGCACATCGGCGTGGCGGGGCACAACCTCTTCGACATCGCCTGGGCATGGCTGCTCGCCTCCGAGAGAGGGGTGCAGGACGCCGTCGACGTCGAGATGCTGCTCGGCATGGCCTCGGCGCAGGCGGATGCGGTGCGCCGCACGGTCGGAGGCCTGCTGCTGTACACGCCGGTGGTCGCCCCGGCGGAGTTCGACGTGGCCATCGGCTACCTCGTCCGGCGCCTCGAGGAGAACGCCAGCGACGAGAACTTCATGTCGGCCGTCTTCGACCTCGCCGCCGATCAGTCCCTCTTCGTGCGCGAGCGCGACCGCTTCCTCGCGTCCCTCGACCTGCTCGAGGAGGAGGGGTTCGACCCGCCCGCCCCGAATCGCACGCAGGACAGGCTCGACGACGAGATCGCGCCCATGCCGCGCGAGTTCCACAACACCCCCGACACCGACCCCGCCCTGGCCGCCAACCGCGAGTGGGCTCGGCGCATCCTGGCCCGGGTGCCGGAGTCCGATCTGGGCACGGCCACCATCGCGGAGGCCCGCATCGAGTCGGAGGGTGCGCTGGAGGAGGTCGTCGAGCGGGTCAAGACCGCGGGCGACGCGTGGGGAGCCCGCTCCGCGGAGGAACGCGCGGGCTTCGTGCGCCGCGCGGGCTACTCCCTCGAGAGCAACCGCGACAGGCTCATCGAGGTGATGGCGGCCGAGACCGGCAAGACCATCGACCAGGCCGACCCGGAGGTCAGCGAGGCGGTCGACTTCGCCCGCTACTACTCGCTCTCCGCGCTCGAGCTCGACGCGGTCGACGGGGCGTCCTTCGTGCCCTCGTCGCTCACCGTGGTCGCCCCGCCGTGGAACTTCCCCGTCGCCATCCCGGCCGGCGGGGTGCTCGCGGCGCTCGCGGCGGGCAGCGGCGTCATCATCAAGCCCGCTCCCCAGGCGCGCCGTTCCGCCGCCGTGATGGTCGAGGCGCTCTGGGAGTCGGGCATCCCGCGCGAGGTCCTCGCGCTGGTCGACCTCGACGAGGACGAGCTCGGCCGGCGATTGATGTCCGACCCCCGGGTCGACCGGCTCATCCTCACGGGCTCCTACGACACGGCCGCGCTCTTCCGCTCCTGGCGTCCCGACCTGCCGCTGCTCGCCGAGACGAGCGGGAAGAACGCGGTCGTGGTGACGCCGAGCGCCGACCTCGACCTCGCGGTCTCCGACATCGTGAAGAGCGCCTTCGGGCATGCCGGCCAGAAGTGCTCAGCTGCGAGCCTGGCCATCCTCGTCGGATCGGTCGCGGAGTCCGCCCGTTTCCGGCGGCAGCTCGTCGACGCGGTGACCTCGCTGCGTGTCGGATGGCCCGCCGACGCGACGGCTCAGATGGGGCCGGTCATCGAGCCGCCCTCGGGCAAGCTCGCCGAGGCGCTCACCACCCTCGGCCCGGGTGAGCGTTGGCTCGTCGAGCCGCGCAGCCTCGACGAGAGCGGCCGCCTCTGGTCGCCCGGCGTGAAGGAGTGGGTACTGCCGGGCACGGCGTTCCACCTCACCGAGTACTTCGGGCCCGTGCTCGGCCTCATGCGCGCCGAGACGCTCGAGGAGGCGCTCGAGCTCCAGAATACCGTGCAGTTCGGGCTGACCGCGGGTCTCCAGTCCCTCGATGCGGAGGAGATCAGCGCCTGGCTCGCGGGCGTCGAGGCGGGCAACGTCTACGTCAACCGTGGCATCACGGGCGCCATCGTCCGCCGCCAGCCGTTCGGGGGCTGGAAGCGGTCGTCCGTGGGCGCCGGCTCGAAGGCGGGCGGCCCGCACTACCTCGCCCACCTCGGGAGCTGGGTGTCCGACCCGGGCGAGCCGGGTCACGGCCTGAGCCTCGCCGGCCTCGACCCCGCCGTGGCGCAGCTGCTCGAGTCGACCACCACCGGGCTCGAGTGGGAGGACTTCGACATCGCTCGCCGCGGGGCGAAGAGCGACGCCGTCGCCTGGAAGACGATCTTCGCCCCGGCCGATCCGTCGGCCCTCGGGGTGGAGCGCAACGTCCTCCGGCACCTGCCCGTCCCGGTGCTCATCCGCCTCTCCGAGGGTGAGCCGCTCCACTCGCTGGTGCGCGTGCTCGCCGCAGGCACGCTGGCGAGGTCCCGGATGCTCGTGAGCACGGCCGCCAAGCTGCCCCGCCCCCTGCGGGCCCTGCTCAAGGAGCGCGACGTGAAGGTCGTCGTCGAGAGCGACGCCGCCTGGCTCGAGCGCGTGCCGACCTACCTGGGCGACGTGCCGCGCATCCGCCTCATCGGAGGGTCGGCGTACGACCTCGCGGTGGCGCTCGAGGGCTCATGCGACATGGCGATCTATCCGGATGCGGTCACCCGCGCCGGGCGCGTCGAGCTCCTGCCCTTCGTGCGCGAGCAGGCGATCAGCGCCACGGACCACCGCTTCGGCAGCCCCACGCCGCTCCTCCGTTCGATCGGCCTCTGA
- a CDS encoding GntR family transcriptional regulator: protein MSAALAPMGITVDPASAVPPYEQVRTGIRDAVEAGSLAAGAKLPTVRGLAEELGLAVNTVARAYRELESDGVIETRGRSGSFVAATGSPSHQAAQRAAREYADRVRALGVDPAEALDLARAALAHP, encoded by the coding sequence ATGAGCGCCGCACTCGCGCCGATGGGGATCACCGTCGACCCGGCCTCGGCGGTCCCGCCGTACGAACAGGTGCGCACCGGCATCCGCGACGCGGTGGAGGCGGGCTCGCTCGCGGCGGGCGCGAAGCTCCCCACGGTGCGCGGACTCGCGGAGGAGCTCGGGCTCGCCGTCAACACCGTCGCGCGGGCCTATCGCGAGCTCGAGTCGGACGGCGTGATCGAGACGCGCGGACGCAGCGGCTCGTTCGTCGCCGCGACGGGCTCGCCGTCGCATCAGGCCGCCCAGCGCGCCGCGCGGGAGTACGCCGACCGCGTGCGCGCGCTCGGCGTGGACCCGGCGGAGGCGCTGGACCTCGCCCGCGCCGCCCTCGCCCACCCCTGA